In one Nicotiana tomentosiformis chromosome 6, ASM39032v3, whole genome shotgun sequence genomic region, the following are encoded:
- the LOC104109072 gene encoding uncharacterized protein isoform X3: protein MKNSGGRPATYDLEYRAKEDDSWYGVLVVVNGETLTVKYEGYPETFDSKIAAKDFKSKEEIDEFVGRFRNISPQLQDSECGSVMKEGMIVCAACNAFCKDDMLFYDAVVEAIHNVNHSFHSGMEECLCTFVLSWLHGPKKDCLTASGIEGICIIKGTPQVDPRLASFVKLANQKLRKSSCKSTSTSEHGSPASRGLPLNKRGRYLSSVQKPDSSSKGISIAKNMVDARCTTEATDCNYSRHWDHDKDLGGQCSNYHLILVENLERNLLPSSLRDFIHEHTSVLSQVHVFACPSYMPYARGIIVADCEKKLQKIQQFLDNPIHLIVSSRGRIYVKLKVSAKTSLWSTQEVKHIEEHTRQKICFWSL, encoded by the exons ATGAAAAACTCCGGCGGAAGGCCGGCAACGTACGACCTAGAGTACCGAGCTAAGGAGGACGACTCATGGTACGGTGTACTAGTCGTGGTGAACGGCGAGACGTTAACGGTGAAGTACGAGGGCTATCCGGAGACATTCGATTCGAAAATCGCCGCTAAGGatttcaaatcaaaggaagaaatcGATGAATTCGTTGGTAGGTTTAGGAATATTTCGCCTCAGCTGCAGGATAGCGAATGTGGTAGTGTTATGAAGGAAGGGATGATTGTCTGTGCGGCGTGTAATGCTTTTTGCAAGGATGATATGCTCTTTTACGATGCCGTTGTTGAAGCC ATACACAATGTGAACCATTCATTTCACAGTGGAATGGAGGAGTGTTTATGTACCTTTGTCTTATCCTGGCTTCATGGTCCAAAGAAGGATTGCTTGACTGCTTCTGGAATTGAAGGCATATGTATCATAAAGGGCACACCGCAAGTTGATCCTAGACTAGCTTCCTTCGTGAAATTGGCAAACCAGAAACTCAGAAAATCCTCTTGCAAGTCGACTTCTACTTCTGAGCATGGCAGTCCAGCATCTAGAGGATTGCCTCTTAATAAAAGAGGCAGATATTTGTCTTCTGTACAAAAGCCAGATTCGTCCTCCAAG GGTATAAGCATTGCCAAGAATATGGTTGATGCGAGATGCACAACAGAAG CAACAGATTGTAACTATAGCAGGCACTGGGATCATGATAAAGATCTCGGAGGGCAGTGTTCAAATTACCATCTCATTCTGGTTGAAAACTTGGAGAGGAACTTGTTGCCATCTTCACTGAGGGATTTCATACATGAACACACTTCTGTTTTGTCACAAGTACATGTTTTTGCCTGCCCGTCATATATGCCCTATGCAAGAGGCATTATCGTGGCAGATTGTGAAAAGAAGCTTCAGAAGATACAACAGTTTTTGGATAATCCAATCCACCTTATTGTGTCCTCCAGGGGAAG